A single genomic interval of Nostoc commune NIES-4072 harbors:
- a CDS encoding 1-aminocyclopropane-1-carboxylate deaminase/D-cysteine desulfhydrase, whose amino-acid sequence MSLTFIAPPLQQINSEIARHAGVDLYVLRLDLMHPWVNGNKWFKLKYNLLEAKEKNFTTLLTFGGAYSNHIYATAAAGNLFGFRTIGVIRGEERLPLNPTLSFAVQQGMQLVYLSREMYRQRNTPKLEEYLQQRFGEVFIIPEGGSNLNGVRGCTEIIDRAIITFDRICVACGTATTLAGIALSLHEGQRAIAFPVLKNGAFLAQEIESLLTNYLASGLPAPYTSPASWELVCDYHFGGYAKMNNDLLFFSQQFTKEHGVPLDYVYTAKMFYGVMDLLKQGFFCKGDRLLLVHTGGLQGNVGMEERLQRFSKI is encoded by the coding sequence ATGTCGTTAACCTTTATTGCTCCTCCTCTACAACAAATTAACAGCGAAATTGCCCGCCATGCTGGTGTTGATTTGTATGTGTTGCGCCTCGATCTCATGCACCCGTGGGTTAACGGCAACAAGTGGTTTAAGCTGAAATACAACCTTTTGGAGGCGAAGGAGAAAAATTTCACGACGTTGCTAACCTTTGGCGGCGCTTATTCCAATCACATTTATGCAACTGCGGCGGCTGGTAATCTTTTCGGTTTTCGCACCATCGGCGTAATTCGTGGCGAGGAGAGGCTACCGTTGAATCCTACGCTGAGTTTTGCTGTACAACAGGGTATGCAGCTTGTGTATCTAAGCCGCGAGATGTATCGACAGCGCAACACACCAAAGTTAGAAGAATATCTGCAACAACGTTTTGGTGAGGTATTTATCATTCCCGAAGGCGGGAGTAATTTAAATGGTGTGCGCGGCTGCACAGAGATAATTGATCGTGCGATCATCACATTTGATCGTATATGCGTAGCCTGCGGTACAGCTACCACATTAGCAGGTATTGCGCTTTCGTTGCATGAAGGACAAAGAGCGATCGCTTTTCCCGTTCTAAAAAATGGCGCATTTCTCGCCCAAGAAATCGAAAGTTTATTGACAAATTACCTCGCCTCTGGTTTACCCGCACCATATACTTCTCCCGCTTCCTGGGAATTGGTATGTGATTACCACTTCGGCGGCTATGCAAAGATGAACAACGATCTGCTATTTTTCAGCCAGCAGTTCACAAAGGAACATGGCGTACCCCTCGATTACGTATATACCGCCAAAATGTTTTACGGAGTGATGGATTTACTAAAGCAGGGATTTTTTTGTAAAGGCGATCGCTTACTGCTGGTACACACAGGCGGCTTACAGGGCAACGTTGGCATGGAAGAAAGGTTGCAGAGGTTTTCTA